One window from the genome of Rhinolophus ferrumequinum isolate MPI-CBG mRhiFer1 chromosome 10, mRhiFer1_v1.p, whole genome shotgun sequence encodes:
- the TEX52 gene encoding testis-expressed protein 52 isoform X1 — MACHPRRSPRGRNTSHVREPFRQMVEAGEALLASHTWPQREFFLPDEPWEWPGFTRQAYHQLALKLPPCTDMKSKVHHRLIHPWKDTTEHTWGFHTWLDVGRLPATFPARPDRPYDSNVWRRLTNSRAHCRPPTEPPIPPPSWMGQNSFLTFICSNPPIFLDANRKSQVMFRTAKELREMEKLKLRSEARAPPLDANGNILPPKNFKKYRHISAGGRFEPLGLQLLPNPLPDDSARGWPCPNPLPHYRENALKLALLPSAPLDQDLVRSYQTLIEDRVLLPLHHLPKAQPSQDVARKRKRRAGHT; from the exons ATGGCCTGTCACCCACGAAGATCACCCAGAGGGCGGAATACATCCCATGTCAGAGAACCTTTCCGGCAG ATGGTCGAGGCCGGTGAGGCCCTACTGGCCTCCCACACGTGGCCTCAGCGTGAGTTCTTCCTCCCGGATGAGCCCTGGGAATGGCCTGGCTTCACCCGGCAAGCCTACCACCAGCTGGCCCTGAAGCTGCCACCCTGCACAGACATGAAGTCCAAGGTACACCACCGACTAATCCACCCGTGGAAGGATACAACGGAGCACACGTGGGGCTTCCACACGTGGCTCGACGTGGGGCGCTTGCCGGCTACCTTCCCCGCCAGGCCCGACAGGCCCTATGACAGTAATGTCTGGCGCAGGCTGACCAACTCCAGGGCTCACTGCCGCCCCCCAACGGAGCCCcccattccccctccctcctgGATGGGTCAAAACAGCTTTCTGACCTTCATCTGCAGTAATCCTCCTATCTTCTTGGATGCGAATAGGAAGAGCCAGGTGATGTTCAGGACAGCGAAGGAACTAAGAGAGATGGAGAAACTCAAACTGAGGAGTGAAGCAAGGGCACCTCCACTTGATGCCAATGGCAACATCCTGCCCCCAAAGAACTTCAAGAA GTACCGACACATCTCAGCTGGTGGGAGGTTTGAACCCCTCGGCCTCCAGCTCCTGCCCAACCCACTTCCCGATGATTCTGCCAGGGGCTGGCCATGCCCGAATCCTCTGCCTCATTATCGGGAGAATGCGCTCAAGTTGGCTTTGCTCCCCAGTGCGCCGCTAGACCAGGACCTCGTGAGAAGCTACCAAACCCTGATAGAGGACCGGGTGCTCTTGCCCCTCCACCATCTCCCCAAAGCACAACCCAGCCAAGACGTAgcgaggaagagaaagagaagagctggACACACCTAG
- the FOXM1 gene encoding forkhead box protein M1 isoform X4, with translation MKTSPRRPLILKRRRLPLPVQNAPGETSKEEPKRPPAQQDPGEAQASKEEAASNSCRFPAGIKIINHPTMPNTQVVAVPNNANIQSIITALTAKGKESGSNGPNKFILISCGGAPTDPPGPQPQAQTSNDPKRTEVIPETLGPKPAAKDVNLPRPLGALPGQRGESCAGGEAAGCTLDNSLTNIQWLGKMSSDGLGSCSIKQEKEGKENRHLEASQVKVEEPPGASPSWQDSVSERPPYSYMAMIQFAINSTERKRMTLKDIYTWIEDHFPYFKHMAKPGWKNSIRHNLSLHDMFVRETSANGKVSFWTIHPSANRYLTLDQVFKQQKRPNPELRRNVTIRADLPLGARRKMKPLLPRVSSYLVPIQFPVNQPLVLQPSVKVPLPLAASLMSSELARHSKRVRIAPKVLLADEGVAPLPTAGPVKEEKLLLGEGLCPLLPVQSIKEEDIQPGEEMPHLGRPIKVESPPLEEWPSPCPSVKEELSQSWEDSSHSPTPRPKKSYSGLKSPARCVSEMLVIKRRERRERSRSRRKQHLQPPCVDEPELVFSEGPGTSRRAPELALPSESSAPVSQLGYSQGEEGPFKTPIKETLPISSTPSKSVLPLTPESWRLTPPAKIGGLDFSPVRTPQGPFGPLHDSLGLTDLSTTPLKNIPLFDSPQELLNSEPFDLPSDPFRSCSPSDMEVPKPGSPEPQVASLSANRSLTEGLVLDTMNDSLSKILLDISFPGLEEDLLGPDSASWAQLIPELR, from the exons ATGAAAACCAGCCCCCGTCGGCCACTGATTCTCAAAAGACGGAGGCTGCCCCTTCCTGTTCAAAATGCCCCAGGTGAAACATCAAAAGAGGAGCCTAAGAGGCCCCCAGCCCAACAAGACCCTGGTGAAGCACAGGCCTCCAAGGAGGAGGCAGCGTCCAATTCTTGCAGGTTTCCAGCTGGGATCAAGATTATTAACCACCCCACCATGCCCAACACCCAAGTGGTGGCCGTCCCCAATAATGCCAATATCCAGAGTATCATCACAGCATTGACCgccaaaggaaaagagagtggCAGCAATGGGCCCAACAAATTCATCCTCATCAGCTGTGGGGGCGCCCCCACTGACCCTCCAGGACCCCAGCCTCAAGCCCAAACCAGCAATGATCCCAAGAGGACAGAAGTGATCCCCGAGACCCTGGGACCAAAGCCTGCAGCGAAGGATGTGAATCTTCCTAGACCACTTGGAGCTCTtcctgggcagagaggggagagcTGTG CTGGTGGTGAGGCAGCAGGCTGCACTCTTGACAACAGCTTGACCAACATTCAGTGGCTTGGAAAGATGAGTTCTGATGGACTGGGCTCCTGCAGCATCAagcaagagaaggagggaaaggagaatcGCCACCTGGAGGCGAGTCAGGTTAAG GTTGAGGAGCCCCCGGGAGCATCGCCATCCTGGCAGGACTCTGTGTCTGAGCGGCCCCCGTACTCTTACATGGCCATGATACAATTCGCCATCAACAGCACCGAGAGGAAGCGCATGACCTTGAAAGACATCTACACTTGGATCGAGGACCACTTCCCTTATTTTAAGCACATGGCCAAGCCAGGCTGGAAG aaTTCCATTCGACACAACCTTTCTCTGCATGACATGTTTGTTCGAGAGACATCTGCCAATGGCAAGGTCTCCTTTTGGACCATTCACCCCAGTGCCAATCGCTACCTGACTTTGGACCAGGTGTTTAAG CAGCAGAAGCGGCCCAATCCTGAGCTCCGCCGGAACGTGACCATCCGAGCCGACCTCCCCCTGGGCGCAC GGCGGAAGATGAAGCCGCTGCTGCCCCGCGTCAGTTCGTACCTGGTGCCCATCCAGTTCCCGGTGAACCAGCCGCTGGTGCTACAGCCCTCGGTGAAGGTGCCACTGCCCCTGGCAGCTTCCCTCATGAGCTCAGAGCTTGCCCGCCATAGCAAGCGAGTCCGCATTGCCCCTAAG GTGCTGCTGGCTGATGAGGGGGTAGcccctctgcccactgcaggaCCAGTGAAAGAGGAGAAACTCCTGCTTGGAGAagggctgtgccctctgcttcCAGTTCAGTCCATCAAGGAGGAAGACATCCAGCCTGGGGAGGAAATGCCACACTTAGGGCGGCCCATCAAGGTCGAGAGCCCACCCCTGGAAGAGTGGCCCTCGCCATGCCCGTCTGTCAAAGAGGAGCTGTCTCAGTCCTGGGAGGACTCGTCCCACTCTCCCACTCCAAGGCCCAAGAAGTCCTACAGTGGGCTCAAGTCCCCAGCCCGGTGTGTCTCGGAAATGCTCGTGATTAAACGAAGGGAGCGGAGGGAAAGGAGCCGGTCTCGAAGGAAACAGCACCTCCAGCCTCCCTGTGTGGATGAGCCCGAGCTGGTCTTCTCAGAGGGCCCCGGGACTTCGCGCCGAGCCCCAGAGCTCGCTCTCCCCTCAGAGTCCTCTGCGCCTGTCTCCCAGCTTGGCTACTCCCAGGGGGAGGAAGGACCTTTTAAGACACCCATTAAGGAGACGTTGCCCATCTCCTCCACCCCAAGCAAATCTGTCCTCCCCTTGACCCCTGAATCCTGGAGGCTCACACCCCCAGCCAAAATCGGGGGGCTAGATTTCAGCCCAGTACGAACCCCCCAGGGTCCCTTTGGTCCCTTGCATGACTCCCTGGGGCTGACAGATCTCAGTACCACCCCACTGAAAAATATCCCCCTTTTTGATTCACCTCAAGAGCTCCTCAATTCCGAGCCTTTTGACCTCCCCTCTGACCCCTTTAGGAGCTGTTCCCCCTCAGATATGGAGGTCCCCAAGCCAGGCTCCCCTGAGCCACAGGTTGCCAGCCTTTCAGCCAACCGTTCCCTCACAGAAGGTCTGGTTCTGGACACAATGAATGACAGCCTCAGCAAGATCCTGCTGGACATCAGCTTCCCTGGCCTAGAGGAGGACCTGTTGGGCCCTGACAGCGCCAGCTGGGCTCAGCTCATCCCTGAGCTGCGGTAG
- the FOXM1 gene encoding forkhead box protein M1 isoform X3 produces MKTSPRRPLILKRRRLPLPVQNAPGETSKEEPKRPPAQQDPGEAQASKEEAASNSCRFPAGIKIINHPTMPNTQVVAVPNNANIQSIITALTAKGKESGSNGPNKFILISCGGAPTDPPGPQPQAQTSNDPKRTEVIPETLGPKPAAKDVNLPRPLGALPGQRGESCGTWSARQKAGGEAAGCTLDNSLTNIQWLGKMSSDGLGSCSIKQEKEGKENRHLEASQVKVEEPPGASPSWQDSVSERPPYSYMAMIQFAINSTERKRMTLKDIYTWIEDHFPYFKHMAKPGWKNSIRHNLSLHDMFVRETSANGKVSFWTIHPSANRYLTLDQVFKQQKRPNPELRRNVTIRADLPLGARRKMKPLLPRVSSYLVPIQFPVNQPLVLQPSVKVPLPLAASLMSSELARHSKRVRIAPKVLLADEGVAPLPTAGPVKEEKLLLGEGLCPLLPVQSIKEEDIQPGEEMPHLGRPIKVESPPLEEWPSPCPSVKEELSQSWEDSSHSPTPRPKKSYSGLKSPARCVSEMLVIKRRERRERSRSRRKQHLQPPCVDEPELVFSEGPGTSRRAPELALPSESSAPVSQLGYSQGEEGPFKTPIKETLPISSTPSKSVLPLTPESWRLTPPAKIGGLDFSPVRTPQGPFGPLHDSLGLTDLSTTPLKNIPLFDSPQELLNSEPFDLPSDPFRSCSPSDMEVPKPGSPEPQVASLSANRSLTEGLVLDTMNDSLSKILLDISFPGLEEDLLGPDSASWAQLIPELR; encoded by the exons ATGAAAACCAGCCCCCGTCGGCCACTGATTCTCAAAAGACGGAGGCTGCCCCTTCCTGTTCAAAATGCCCCAGGTGAAACATCAAAAGAGGAGCCTAAGAGGCCCCCAGCCCAACAAGACCCTGGTGAAGCACAGGCCTCCAAGGAGGAGGCAGCGTCCAATTCTTGCAGGTTTCCAGCTGGGATCAAGATTATTAACCACCCCACCATGCCCAACACCCAAGTGGTGGCCGTCCCCAATAATGCCAATATCCAGAGTATCATCACAGCATTGACCgccaaaggaaaagagagtggCAGCAATGGGCCCAACAAATTCATCCTCATCAGCTGTGGGGGCGCCCCCACTGACCCTCCAGGACCCCAGCCTCAAGCCCAAACCAGCAATGATCCCAAGAGGACAGAAGTGATCCCCGAGACCCTGGGACCAAAGCCTGCAGCGAAGGATGTGAATCTTCCTAGACCACTTGGAGCTCTtcctgggcagagaggggagagcTGTGGTACGTGGTCTGCCAGGCAAAAGG CTGGTGGTGAGGCAGCAGGCTGCACTCTTGACAACAGCTTGACCAACATTCAGTGGCTTGGAAAGATGAGTTCTGATGGACTGGGCTCCTGCAGCATCAagcaagagaaggagggaaaggagaatcGCCACCTGGAGGCGAGTCAGGTTAAG GTTGAGGAGCCCCCGGGAGCATCGCCATCCTGGCAGGACTCTGTGTCTGAGCGGCCCCCGTACTCTTACATGGCCATGATACAATTCGCCATCAACAGCACCGAGAGGAAGCGCATGACCTTGAAAGACATCTACACTTGGATCGAGGACCACTTCCCTTATTTTAAGCACATGGCCAAGCCAGGCTGGAAG aaTTCCATTCGACACAACCTTTCTCTGCATGACATGTTTGTTCGAGAGACATCTGCCAATGGCAAGGTCTCCTTTTGGACCATTCACCCCAGTGCCAATCGCTACCTGACTTTGGACCAGGTGTTTAAG CAGCAGAAGCGGCCCAATCCTGAGCTCCGCCGGAACGTGACCATCCGAGCCGACCTCCCCCTGGGCGCAC GGCGGAAGATGAAGCCGCTGCTGCCCCGCGTCAGTTCGTACCTGGTGCCCATCCAGTTCCCGGTGAACCAGCCGCTGGTGCTACAGCCCTCGGTGAAGGTGCCACTGCCCCTGGCAGCTTCCCTCATGAGCTCAGAGCTTGCCCGCCATAGCAAGCGAGTCCGCATTGCCCCTAAG GTGCTGCTGGCTGATGAGGGGGTAGcccctctgcccactgcaggaCCAGTGAAAGAGGAGAAACTCCTGCTTGGAGAagggctgtgccctctgcttcCAGTTCAGTCCATCAAGGAGGAAGACATCCAGCCTGGGGAGGAAATGCCACACTTAGGGCGGCCCATCAAGGTCGAGAGCCCACCCCTGGAAGAGTGGCCCTCGCCATGCCCGTCTGTCAAAGAGGAGCTGTCTCAGTCCTGGGAGGACTCGTCCCACTCTCCCACTCCAAGGCCCAAGAAGTCCTACAGTGGGCTCAAGTCCCCAGCCCGGTGTGTCTCGGAAATGCTCGTGATTAAACGAAGGGAGCGGAGGGAAAGGAGCCGGTCTCGAAGGAAACAGCACCTCCAGCCTCCCTGTGTGGATGAGCCCGAGCTGGTCTTCTCAGAGGGCCCCGGGACTTCGCGCCGAGCCCCAGAGCTCGCTCTCCCCTCAGAGTCCTCTGCGCCTGTCTCCCAGCTTGGCTACTCCCAGGGGGAGGAAGGACCTTTTAAGACACCCATTAAGGAGACGTTGCCCATCTCCTCCACCCCAAGCAAATCTGTCCTCCCCTTGACCCCTGAATCCTGGAGGCTCACACCCCCAGCCAAAATCGGGGGGCTAGATTTCAGCCCAGTACGAACCCCCCAGGGTCCCTTTGGTCCCTTGCATGACTCCCTGGGGCTGACAGATCTCAGTACCACCCCACTGAAAAATATCCCCCTTTTTGATTCACCTCAAGAGCTCCTCAATTCCGAGCCTTTTGACCTCCCCTCTGACCCCTTTAGGAGCTGTTCCCCCTCAGATATGGAGGTCCCCAAGCCAGGCTCCCCTGAGCCACAGGTTGCCAGCCTTTCAGCCAACCGTTCCCTCACAGAAGGTCTGGTTCTGGACACAATGAATGACAGCCTCAGCAAGATCCTGCTGGACATCAGCTTCCCTGGCCTAGAGGAGGACCTGTTGGGCCCTGACAGCGCCAGCTGGGCTCAGCTCATCCCTGAGCTGCGGTAG
- the TEX52 gene encoding testis-expressed protein 52 isoform X2: MACHPRRSPRGRNTSHVREPFRQMVEAGEALLASHTWPQREFFLPDEPWEWPGFTRQAYHQLALKLPPCTDMKSKVHHRLIHPWKDTTEHTWGFHTWLDVGRLPATFPARPDRPYDSNVWRRLTNSRAHCRPPTEPPIPPPSWMGQNSFLTFICSNPPIFLDANRKSQVMFRTAKELREMEKLKLRSEARAPPLDANGNILPPKNFKK; this comes from the exons ATGGCCTGTCACCCACGAAGATCACCCAGAGGGCGGAATACATCCCATGTCAGAGAACCTTTCCGGCAG ATGGTCGAGGCCGGTGAGGCCCTACTGGCCTCCCACACGTGGCCTCAGCGTGAGTTCTTCCTCCCGGATGAGCCCTGGGAATGGCCTGGCTTCACCCGGCAAGCCTACCACCAGCTGGCCCTGAAGCTGCCACCCTGCACAGACATGAAGTCCAAGGTACACCACCGACTAATCCACCCGTGGAAGGATACAACGGAGCACACGTGGGGCTTCCACACGTGGCTCGACGTGGGGCGCTTGCCGGCTACCTTCCCCGCCAGGCCCGACAGGCCCTATGACAGTAATGTCTGGCGCAGGCTGACCAACTCCAGGGCTCACTGCCGCCCCCCAACGGAGCCCcccattccccctccctcctgGATGGGTCAAAACAGCTTTCTGACCTTCATCTGCAGTAATCCTCCTATCTTCTTGGATGCGAATAGGAAGAGCCAGGTGATGTTCAGGACAGCGAAGGAACTAAGAGAGATGGAGAAACTCAAACTGAGGAGTGAAGCAAGGGCACCTCCACTTGATGCCAATGGCAACATCCTGCCCCCAAAGAACTTCAAGAAGTAA
- the FOXM1 gene encoding forkhead box protein M1 isoform X2 produces the protein MKTSPRRPLILKRRRLPLPVQNAPGETSKEEPKRPPAQQDPGEAQASKEEAASNSCRFPAGIKIINHPTMPNTQVVAVPNNANIQSIITALTAKGKESGSNGPNKFILISCGGAPTDPPGPQPQAQTSNDPKRTEVIPETLGPKPAAKDVNLPRPLGALPGQRGESCAGGEAAGCTLDNSLTNIQWLGKMSSDGLGSCSIKQEKEGKENRHLEASQVKVEEPPGASPSWQDSVSERPPYSYMAMIQFAINSTERKRMTLKDIYTWIEDHFPYFKHMAKPGWKNSIRHNLSLHDMFVRETSANGKVSFWTIHPSANRYLTLDQVFKPLDPGSPQSPEHLESQQKRPNPELRRNVTIRADLPLGARRKMKPLLPRVSSYLVPIQFPVNQPLVLQPSVKVPLPLAASLMSSELARHSKRVRIAPKVLLADEGVAPLPTAGPVKEEKLLLGEGLCPLLPVQSIKEEDIQPGEEMPHLGRPIKVESPPLEEWPSPCPSVKEELSQSWEDSSHSPTPRPKKSYSGLKSPARCVSEMLVIKRRERRERSRSRRKQHLQPPCVDEPELVFSEGPGTSRRAPELALPSESSAPVSQLGYSQGEEGPFKTPIKETLPISSTPSKSVLPLTPESWRLTPPAKIGGLDFSPVRTPQGPFGPLHDSLGLTDLSTTPLKNIPLFDSPQELLNSEPFDLPSDPFRSCSPSDMEVPKPGSPEPQVASLSANRSLTEGLVLDTMNDSLSKILLDISFPGLEEDLLGPDSASWAQLIPELR, from the exons ATGAAAACCAGCCCCCGTCGGCCACTGATTCTCAAAAGACGGAGGCTGCCCCTTCCTGTTCAAAATGCCCCAGGTGAAACATCAAAAGAGGAGCCTAAGAGGCCCCCAGCCCAACAAGACCCTGGTGAAGCACAGGCCTCCAAGGAGGAGGCAGCGTCCAATTCTTGCAGGTTTCCAGCTGGGATCAAGATTATTAACCACCCCACCATGCCCAACACCCAAGTGGTGGCCGTCCCCAATAATGCCAATATCCAGAGTATCATCACAGCATTGACCgccaaaggaaaagagagtggCAGCAATGGGCCCAACAAATTCATCCTCATCAGCTGTGGGGGCGCCCCCACTGACCCTCCAGGACCCCAGCCTCAAGCCCAAACCAGCAATGATCCCAAGAGGACAGAAGTGATCCCCGAGACCCTGGGACCAAAGCCTGCAGCGAAGGATGTGAATCTTCCTAGACCACTTGGAGCTCTtcctgggcagagaggggagagcTGTG CTGGTGGTGAGGCAGCAGGCTGCACTCTTGACAACAGCTTGACCAACATTCAGTGGCTTGGAAAGATGAGTTCTGATGGACTGGGCTCCTGCAGCATCAagcaagagaaggagggaaaggagaatcGCCACCTGGAGGCGAGTCAGGTTAAG GTTGAGGAGCCCCCGGGAGCATCGCCATCCTGGCAGGACTCTGTGTCTGAGCGGCCCCCGTACTCTTACATGGCCATGATACAATTCGCCATCAACAGCACCGAGAGGAAGCGCATGACCTTGAAAGACATCTACACTTGGATCGAGGACCACTTCCCTTATTTTAAGCACATGGCCAAGCCAGGCTGGAAG aaTTCCATTCGACACAACCTTTCTCTGCATGACATGTTTGTTCGAGAGACATCTGCCAATGGCAAGGTCTCCTTTTGGACCATTCACCCCAGTGCCAATCGCTACCTGACTTTGGACCAGGTGTTTAAG CCACTGGACCCAGGGTCTCCACAATCGCCCGAGCACTTGGAATCA CAGCAGAAGCGGCCCAATCCTGAGCTCCGCCGGAACGTGACCATCCGAGCCGACCTCCCCCTGGGCGCAC GGCGGAAGATGAAGCCGCTGCTGCCCCGCGTCAGTTCGTACCTGGTGCCCATCCAGTTCCCGGTGAACCAGCCGCTGGTGCTACAGCCCTCGGTGAAGGTGCCACTGCCCCTGGCAGCTTCCCTCATGAGCTCAGAGCTTGCCCGCCATAGCAAGCGAGTCCGCATTGCCCCTAAG GTGCTGCTGGCTGATGAGGGGGTAGcccctctgcccactgcaggaCCAGTGAAAGAGGAGAAACTCCTGCTTGGAGAagggctgtgccctctgcttcCAGTTCAGTCCATCAAGGAGGAAGACATCCAGCCTGGGGAGGAAATGCCACACTTAGGGCGGCCCATCAAGGTCGAGAGCCCACCCCTGGAAGAGTGGCCCTCGCCATGCCCGTCTGTCAAAGAGGAGCTGTCTCAGTCCTGGGAGGACTCGTCCCACTCTCCCACTCCAAGGCCCAAGAAGTCCTACAGTGGGCTCAAGTCCCCAGCCCGGTGTGTCTCGGAAATGCTCGTGATTAAACGAAGGGAGCGGAGGGAAAGGAGCCGGTCTCGAAGGAAACAGCACCTCCAGCCTCCCTGTGTGGATGAGCCCGAGCTGGTCTTCTCAGAGGGCCCCGGGACTTCGCGCCGAGCCCCAGAGCTCGCTCTCCCCTCAGAGTCCTCTGCGCCTGTCTCCCAGCTTGGCTACTCCCAGGGGGAGGAAGGACCTTTTAAGACACCCATTAAGGAGACGTTGCCCATCTCCTCCACCCCAAGCAAATCTGTCCTCCCCTTGACCCCTGAATCCTGGAGGCTCACACCCCCAGCCAAAATCGGGGGGCTAGATTTCAGCCCAGTACGAACCCCCCAGGGTCCCTTTGGTCCCTTGCATGACTCCCTGGGGCTGACAGATCTCAGTACCACCCCACTGAAAAATATCCCCCTTTTTGATTCACCTCAAGAGCTCCTCAATTCCGAGCCTTTTGACCTCCCCTCTGACCCCTTTAGGAGCTGTTCCCCCTCAGATATGGAGGTCCCCAAGCCAGGCTCCCCTGAGCCACAGGTTGCCAGCCTTTCAGCCAACCGTTCCCTCACAGAAGGTCTGGTTCTGGACACAATGAATGACAGCCTCAGCAAGATCCTGCTGGACATCAGCTTCCCTGGCCTAGAGGAGGACCTGTTGGGCCCTGACAGCGCCAGCTGGGCTCAGCTCATCCCTGAGCTGCGGTAG
- the FOXM1 gene encoding forkhead box protein M1 isoform X1 encodes MKTSPRRPLILKRRRLPLPVQNAPGETSKEEPKRPPAQQDPGEAQASKEEAASNSCRFPAGIKIINHPTMPNTQVVAVPNNANIQSIITALTAKGKESGSNGPNKFILISCGGAPTDPPGPQPQAQTSNDPKRTEVIPETLGPKPAAKDVNLPRPLGALPGQRGESCGTWSARQKAGGEAAGCTLDNSLTNIQWLGKMSSDGLGSCSIKQEKEGKENRHLEASQVKVEEPPGASPSWQDSVSERPPYSYMAMIQFAINSTERKRMTLKDIYTWIEDHFPYFKHMAKPGWKNSIRHNLSLHDMFVRETSANGKVSFWTIHPSANRYLTLDQVFKPLDPGSPQSPEHLESQQKRPNPELRRNVTIRADLPLGARRKMKPLLPRVSSYLVPIQFPVNQPLVLQPSVKVPLPLAASLMSSELARHSKRVRIAPKVLLADEGVAPLPTAGPVKEEKLLLGEGLCPLLPVQSIKEEDIQPGEEMPHLGRPIKVESPPLEEWPSPCPSVKEELSQSWEDSSHSPTPRPKKSYSGLKSPARCVSEMLVIKRRERRERSRSRRKQHLQPPCVDEPELVFSEGPGTSRRAPELALPSESSAPVSQLGYSQGEEGPFKTPIKETLPISSTPSKSVLPLTPESWRLTPPAKIGGLDFSPVRTPQGPFGPLHDSLGLTDLSTTPLKNIPLFDSPQELLNSEPFDLPSDPFRSCSPSDMEVPKPGSPEPQVASLSANRSLTEGLVLDTMNDSLSKILLDISFPGLEEDLLGPDSASWAQLIPELR; translated from the exons ATGAAAACCAGCCCCCGTCGGCCACTGATTCTCAAAAGACGGAGGCTGCCCCTTCCTGTTCAAAATGCCCCAGGTGAAACATCAAAAGAGGAGCCTAAGAGGCCCCCAGCCCAACAAGACCCTGGTGAAGCACAGGCCTCCAAGGAGGAGGCAGCGTCCAATTCTTGCAGGTTTCCAGCTGGGATCAAGATTATTAACCACCCCACCATGCCCAACACCCAAGTGGTGGCCGTCCCCAATAATGCCAATATCCAGAGTATCATCACAGCATTGACCgccaaaggaaaagagagtggCAGCAATGGGCCCAACAAATTCATCCTCATCAGCTGTGGGGGCGCCCCCACTGACCCTCCAGGACCCCAGCCTCAAGCCCAAACCAGCAATGATCCCAAGAGGACAGAAGTGATCCCCGAGACCCTGGGACCAAAGCCTGCAGCGAAGGATGTGAATCTTCCTAGACCACTTGGAGCTCTtcctgggcagagaggggagagcTGTGGTACGTGGTCTGCCAGGCAAAAGG CTGGTGGTGAGGCAGCAGGCTGCACTCTTGACAACAGCTTGACCAACATTCAGTGGCTTGGAAAGATGAGTTCTGATGGACTGGGCTCCTGCAGCATCAagcaagagaaggagggaaaggagaatcGCCACCTGGAGGCGAGTCAGGTTAAG GTTGAGGAGCCCCCGGGAGCATCGCCATCCTGGCAGGACTCTGTGTCTGAGCGGCCCCCGTACTCTTACATGGCCATGATACAATTCGCCATCAACAGCACCGAGAGGAAGCGCATGACCTTGAAAGACATCTACACTTGGATCGAGGACCACTTCCCTTATTTTAAGCACATGGCCAAGCCAGGCTGGAAG aaTTCCATTCGACACAACCTTTCTCTGCATGACATGTTTGTTCGAGAGACATCTGCCAATGGCAAGGTCTCCTTTTGGACCATTCACCCCAGTGCCAATCGCTACCTGACTTTGGACCAGGTGTTTAAG CCACTGGACCCAGGGTCTCCACAATCGCCCGAGCACTTGGAATCA CAGCAGAAGCGGCCCAATCCTGAGCTCCGCCGGAACGTGACCATCCGAGCCGACCTCCCCCTGGGCGCAC GGCGGAAGATGAAGCCGCTGCTGCCCCGCGTCAGTTCGTACCTGGTGCCCATCCAGTTCCCGGTGAACCAGCCGCTGGTGCTACAGCCCTCGGTGAAGGTGCCACTGCCCCTGGCAGCTTCCCTCATGAGCTCAGAGCTTGCCCGCCATAGCAAGCGAGTCCGCATTGCCCCTAAG GTGCTGCTGGCTGATGAGGGGGTAGcccctctgcccactgcaggaCCAGTGAAAGAGGAGAAACTCCTGCTTGGAGAagggctgtgccctctgcttcCAGTTCAGTCCATCAAGGAGGAAGACATCCAGCCTGGGGAGGAAATGCCACACTTAGGGCGGCCCATCAAGGTCGAGAGCCCACCCCTGGAAGAGTGGCCCTCGCCATGCCCGTCTGTCAAAGAGGAGCTGTCTCAGTCCTGGGAGGACTCGTCCCACTCTCCCACTCCAAGGCCCAAGAAGTCCTACAGTGGGCTCAAGTCCCCAGCCCGGTGTGTCTCGGAAATGCTCGTGATTAAACGAAGGGAGCGGAGGGAAAGGAGCCGGTCTCGAAGGAAACAGCACCTCCAGCCTCCCTGTGTGGATGAGCCCGAGCTGGTCTTCTCAGAGGGCCCCGGGACTTCGCGCCGAGCCCCAGAGCTCGCTCTCCCCTCAGAGTCCTCTGCGCCTGTCTCCCAGCTTGGCTACTCCCAGGGGGAGGAAGGACCTTTTAAGACACCCATTAAGGAGACGTTGCCCATCTCCTCCACCCCAAGCAAATCTGTCCTCCCCTTGACCCCTGAATCCTGGAGGCTCACACCCCCAGCCAAAATCGGGGGGCTAGATTTCAGCCCAGTACGAACCCCCCAGGGTCCCTTTGGTCCCTTGCATGACTCCCTGGGGCTGACAGATCTCAGTACCACCCCACTGAAAAATATCCCCCTTTTTGATTCACCTCAAGAGCTCCTCAATTCCGAGCCTTTTGACCTCCCCTCTGACCCCTTTAGGAGCTGTTCCCCCTCAGATATGGAGGTCCCCAAGCCAGGCTCCCCTGAGCCACAGGTTGCCAGCCTTTCAGCCAACCGTTCCCTCACAGAAGGTCTGGTTCTGGACACAATGAATGACAGCCTCAGCAAGATCCTGCTGGACATCAGCTTCCCTGGCCTAGAGGAGGACCTGTTGGGCCCTGACAGCGCCAGCTGGGCTCAGCTCATCCCTGAGCTGCGGTAG